A genomic window from Enoplosus armatus isolate fEnoArm2 chromosome 18, fEnoArm2.hap1, whole genome shotgun sequence includes:
- the ddx55 gene encoding ATP-dependent RNA helicase DDX55, which produces MDDTADGTWDSLPVKLNDSILQTLAELKFTHMTPVQSACIPLFMSNKDVAAEAVTGSGKTLAFVIPLIELLLKREEKLKKMQVGALVITPTRELALQISEVMEQFLQKFPQFTQILLIGGSNPIEDVEKFKDRGANIVIATPGRLEDMFRRKSDGLDLASSVRCLDVLVLDEADRLLDMGFQASLNAILGHLPKQRRTGLFSATQTQELEKLVRAGLRNPVRITVKEKGVAASVVQKTPSRLSNYFTICRSENKFNNLVAFLRQHKHEKNLVFFSTCACVEYYGRALETLVKKVTVHCIHGKMKSKRNKIFADFRALKSGILVCTDVMARGIDIPDVNWVLQYDPPSSASAFVHRCGRTARIGNQGNALVFLLPMEESYVNFLSINQKCPLQKMPPIADVVDVLPKVKALALADRAMFDRGMRAFVSYVQAYAKHECSIIFRVKDLDFVSLARGFALLRLPKMPELKAKTFPALSTIDTDTIRYKDKNREKQRQKMLAELREQEKTPLPKRNFIKNKSWSKQTTRKERRKKRAAKRKHNEGSDEEDEDMKELLNDTRILKKLKKGQISEEDFEKQITREPKSKHKTEGPSQEEEEGGV; this is translated from the exons TCGGCCTGTATCCCGCTGTTCATGAGCAACAAAGATGTGGCTGCTGAGGCG GTGACTGGGAGTGGAAAGACGCTTGCTTTCGTCATTCCTCTGATAGAACTGCTcctgaagagagaagaaaagctgAAGAAGATGCAG GTCGGCGCTCTGGTGATCACTCCCACCAGAGAACTGGCCCTTCAGATCAGTGAAGTCATGGAGCAGTTCCTTCAGAAGTTTCCACAGTTTAC gcagATTTTACTGATTGGTGGCAGCAACCCGATCGAGGACGTGGAGAAGTTCAAGGATCGAGG agCGAACATCGTGATAGCGACTCCCGGCCGTCTGGAGGATATGTTCAGGAGGAAGTCAGATGGTCTGGACCTGGCCAGCTCAGTCAGGTGCCTCGACGTGCTGGTTCTCGATGAGGCCGACAGACTCCTCGACATGGGTTTTCAGGCCAG TCTGAACGCCATCTTGGGCCACCTGCCTAAACAGAGGCGTACAGGCTTGTTTTCAGCCACTCAGACCCAGGAGCTGGAGAAGCTGGTGAGGGCCGGCCTCAGGAACCCAGTACGCATCACCGTCAAAGAGAAGGGCGTGGCTGCCAGCGTCGTCCAGAAAACGCCCTCCAGGCTCTCCAACTACTTCACC ATATGTAGATCAGAGAACAAGTTCAACAACCTGGTGGCGTTTCTGAGGCAACACAAGCACGAGAAGAATCTGGTCTTCTTCAG CACGTGTGCTTGCGTGGAGTACTACGGTCGAGCTCTGGAGACTCTGGTCAAGAAGGTCACCGTCCACTGTATCCACGGCAAGATGAAAAGTAAACGCAACAAGATCTTTGCCGACTTTCGGGCCCTGAAGAG tggGATCTTGGTGTGTACAGACGTCATGGCCAGAGGGATCGATATCCCCGATGTTAACTGGGTGCTGCAGTACGATCCTCCCAGCAGTGCCAG tgcctTTGTACATCGATGTGGACGGACGGCACGAATCGGCAATCAGGGCAACGCCCTCGTCTTTCTGCTGCCGATGGAGGAGTCCTATGTCAACTTTTTGTCCATCAACCAGAAA TGCCCGCTCCAGAAGATGCCCCCTATAGCTGATGTTGTGGACGTGCTGCCCAAAGTGAAGGCCTTGGCTCTGGCAGACCGCGCCATGTTTGACAGAGGCATGAGAGCCTTTGTCTCGTACGTCCAGGCCTACGCCAAACACGAATGTAGCATCATCTTCAGAGTCAAAG ATCTGGACTTTGTCTCCTTGGCCCGCGGCTTTGCCCTCCTTCGCCTGCCGAAGATGCCCGAGCTGAAGGCGAAAACATTTCCTGCTTTGTCGACAATAGACACAGACACCATCCGCTACAAGGACAAGAACCGggagaagcagagacagaagatGCTAGCCGAGctgagagagcaagagaagacCCCCCTTCCCAAGAGGAACTTCATCAAGAACAAGTCCTGGTCCAAACAGACGACCAGGAAGGAACGCAGGAAAAAGAGGGCGGCCAAGAGGAAGCACAATGAG GGCTCTGACGAGGAGGATGAAGACATGAAAGAGCTTTTAAATGACACTCGGATCCTCAAGAAACTAAAGAAAGGGCAAATCAGCGAGGAGGACTTTGAGAAACAGATAACAAGGGAACCgaagtcaaaacacaaaacagagggACCAtcgcaggaggaggaggaggggggtgtaTGA